The window TCGATATTCACTTAAATTTTAATAGAGGGTTTCTACAAGGTTAAACAAATATAAAAAAGAGAAGTATTAGTATCTTAATGATAAAAGAAAGAAATATAAACACTATTGAAGATAAATTTATATATAAAGTTATTCAATTCATAATTACTGAGTAAAACAAATATTATTCTTGATTTTGAGTGTAAATAATAAAATTTTTTTATATGAATAATCAATAGAAATTTTTCTATAAATAAGTTATAAAATTTAACTAAAAAAAGAATTGGATTTAAATAAATATTAGGGTATTTTATGGAAATAATTGAAAAAAAAGTAGAGTTAATTGAATTATTTTATGATTTGATATTCGTTTATGCTATTTCTAGATTAACTTCATTAATTAATAATCCAATTAATGGTGGAATTAGCTTAAATACTTTTTTTTATTACATTATAAGTTTTTTTTGTGATTTTATAAGCATGGCTTTATTTTACAAACTATGTTAATAGATATGGTGAATGGAAATTTTATGATTACATAATTGCATCTATTAATATGATTGCTGTAATCTATATGACTAATACAATTAGTACTCAATGGAACAATATGGTTTTATCATTTAATATTGCAATGTTAGTTTTATTATTAAGTGTTGTTGTTTTATATACGATACAAGCAATAAAAGAAAAATCAATGCAAGGTGCAGCTGGTAATTCAATTAAAATTTTATTAATCATTTGTGCAATATATTTTTTAGCACTTTTTTGTATCTTATTTAACTTAAAAAATATTGTTATTTGGATTCATATTATTGCATGGATTCATGTTATTGCTGTATTAACAGGGGCTTTTTTACCTTTCTTTATTAAAGGAAAATTTGATAAAAACATTATAAATTTTCCACATTTAGTTGAACGATTTGAATTATTAACTATTATTACTTTTGGAGAATCTGTTGTTGGAATAACACATTTTTTTGATATTAATAATTTCGAAATTCTCCCTATTTTAATATTTTTAGTGGTTTTAAGTATGTTTGGTTCATATGTAATTCAAATACATAATCTC of the Methanobrevibacter oralis genome contains:
- a CDS encoding low temperature requirement protein A codes for the protein MIASINMIAVIYMTNTISTQWNNMVLSFNIAMLVLLLSVVVLYTIQAIKEKSMQGAAGNSIKILLIICAIYFLALFCILFNLKNIVIWIHIIAWIHVIAVLTGAFLPFFIKGKFDKNIINFPHLVERFELLTIITFGESVVGITHFFDINNFEILPILIFLVVLSMFGSYVIQIHNLVEHHRVERSLRLMFSHYFIVISINLMTVAFELVHNGEVNHLFLSKLIIISLIIFYISILSNKEYYPKKIKLTQKNIFTIILIFIIGSTTMLLFRDNLSLLLLGTLFITLGNFGVLWKKFIEIK